Within the Flexivirga oryzae genome, the region GGCGACACCGCGTGGGCACTGGTCGCGGCGAGCACACGTCCAGCAGCTCCGGCACCAGGTGACTGGACGCCACGAACCGGGCGAGCACCTTCAGGACCTGCGGGTGACCGTCCGCATCGCGCCGGACCTGGACCGTCGCGGGGCCGGTGACACCGAGCGCGCGGACCGCGGCGATCGCCAGCGACCTGACACCGCTGCGAGGGGCGGGCCGGTAGACCACCGGCAGGTATTCGGCACCGGGCACGTGGCGCTGGATCAGGTCGTCGTTGCGCAACGACGCCCAGTCCAGCTGGTCGGGACCCTGGACGACGCGGGACCGGCCGCCACCGGTGCGGGACTTGATGACCAGCGGCCCACCGAGGGCACCGAAGGCGGCAGCCGCGTCCGGGAAGTCCGCTGTCGTACCGAACGCGGGTGTGGGCACACCGCGTGCCTGCAACTGCCACGCGGTGTACAGCAGGTCCTGCGCGATGACGACCGGGCCGGCGCCGGCGACGACCACGTGGACCGCGGGATCGAACGCGGACTTGGCTGCGGCGATCTGCGGTAGCTCCTCCCGCAGGGTGGGGATGAGCACCGTGACGTTCTCCCGCAGACCGAGCTGCCGCAACGCGATGAGGCGGTGCGGGTCGCTCACCGGTGGCACCCGGTGGCCGGTGGCCGTGCTCGAAGGATGGTCCGCGTCGACGGCCACGACCGGGATCCGACGGTCGCGCAACTGGGTCAGCAGGGTCGCTCCGGCCGGTGCCGCGGCGCCGGTCACCATGACCTTCACTTCGACGGCCCCGTCGTAGGTCCGCCCCACCAGGTGCCGTACCGCCGAACTGACGTATCGCCAAACACTTCGCGGGCCCCCCCACATGTTCCGAGTACTGCGCCATCGACGATGGCCGCCTGTCCGCAGAGCCCACGTGTGGGGGCGGTGCAACGCTGCCGGCGTCCCTACCGGCAGCTATGAGACGGATCGGTGTTCGTCGGACCTGGACCCCTCAAGCCCGCAGCGAACGCCAATGAACCTCAACTGCGAACAATGTACGCAGGCTGATCCGTTTTTCCAGCAGTTCCCACAATGCGACCCGTCCCATGGTGGCTGACTCGTCCGAGGAAGCCGCGGTACGCCGTACCGTTTCGAGCGGGACGACCCGACGCGCCCGCACCCGCATCGCGATCAAGGTGGCCCGCTCGAGAGCAACTGCGCGACAAGGGCGCCCGGGGCATCGGCATGCGCGCGGTCGCGCGCGCGGTCGACATACCACCGTCCAGCCTCTACCGGTTCTACCCGGATCGCGCCGCGCTGCTGGCCGAGTTACGCGTGGATGCCTACAGCTCGCTGATCGAGCAGCTCACGGACGCCCGTCGGACGGCCGGCGATCGCAGCCCCGCCGGTCAGTGGCAAGCCATCACGTGCGCGTTGCGCGGCTGGGCCGTCGACAGCCCCGACCAGTTCGGCCTCCTCTACAGCATCCCGATGCACACCGAGGACGAGTGGACCGAACCGGTCTACGCCCAGCGCGCCCGGGCCGGCTCCCTTGTCGCCGGTGTGGTCGCCGACGCGATGGCGCGCAGTCAGCTCGTACCGCCGCCGGTCGGGAACCCGGTCGCAGCGCTGGTGCCGCCCTGGACGTCCGCCGACGGGGCGCCACTCGACCCGGTCAGCATCCAGATCACCTTGGGCGCCTGGGCAGCGTTGGTCGGACACCTGAGCCTCGAGCCGCACCGTCGCGCGATGATCCTCGACCCGCAGGCCTATTACGAGGACTTCGTCCGCAGCGTGATGGTGGCGATGGGCTTCCGGCCGAACGCCATCCTCCGGCCATGACTCTCCGGTGGGGACGCGGTCACGTGACCGAGCGGTACGACATACAAGAATCCCGAGCCGCCGGGCGACTCGGGATTGTTCCGTGGAGCATAGCGGGCTCGAACCGCTGACCCCCGCCTTGCAAAGGCGGTGCTCTACCAACTGAGCTAATGCCCCGTGTTCAGTTGTCCCCTGTGGCGGGCCGAGGGTTCAGTTGCCGGCCGGCTTGTCGGCGGCCTGCGCCCAGAGGTCCTTGGTGTCCTTCTTCTGGCCGAGCTTCTGCTTCGCGACGACGGCTGCACCGGCGACGGCGATCAGCAGGGCGAGCTTCTTCAACATGGTTTCCGGGCTCCGATCGTGGGCGGGACGGTGGTGGTGGGCCTAACAGGACTTGAACCTGTGACCTCTTCCTTATCAGGGAAGCGCTCTAACCGACTGAGCTATAGGCCCGTGCACCGTCCGGCGTCCCGCGGCAGTCACCCCGGGCGCCGGACGAGACTATCTCACCGAGGCGGGCAGCACCAAAACGAGGGTGTATGACGCCCTGGCCTCGATACGCTCCTTCGTCGCTACCCTTCGGTACGCCCGCTCGTTCCTCGCGGCCTACTCTGGGCGCCGCCCGACCAGCGGTGAGGTTATTAGTCGTCGGACAGCGTCATCTGCACGCCGCCGACCAGCGAGGAACAGATGTTGTAGAGGAACGCACCGAGCGTCGCGAACGCCGTCATCAGCAGCACGTCGACCACCGCGATCACCACCGACAGCGACACCACCCGGCCGAAGCCCACGTAGTCCATGATGTCGAAGCTCTTGCCGTTGGTCTCCAGCGTCCGCAGCAGGTCGTTGATGTTGTCCCAGACGCCCATGCCCTTCAGCACGATCCACAGCATCGCGACCATGACCACCATCGCGATGCCGATCGCCACCGAGAGCAGGAAGGCGATCTTCATCACCGACCACGGGTCGACCCGCGAGACGGTCAGCCGCACCCGGCGCGGGGTGGTGCGGCCCGGGCGGCGACCGCCGCGCTGGGGTGCCGCTCGCCCCGGGGTCCGGGCCGCCGGGCGGCCGCTCTTCGGAGCCGGCCGCGGTGGCGTCGTGCGCTTCTTGCCGCCCGCTGCGGGACCGGGGAGCTTCACCGCCCCGGTGTCGGTCGCCGTCGTTCCGGCGCCCTTGGCGTCGGATCCGTCAGTGCTCACTCATCGTCTCCCGGCTCGTCCGGAGTCTGGTCGGCGTCCGCCTCCGGTCCGTCGGTGGCCGGTGGCTCGGCGTCGGTGGCGTCATCCTGCGACGCCTCTGACGACGGTACGCCATCATCGGGGTCGTCTTCGACTTCGTCCTCGGCGTTCCTGGCGACGGCGACGATCGAATCCTTCTTGTCCGGCGTCGCGAACTGCACGCCCTGGGTGGACCGGCCGGTGGCCCGGACCTCGTCGACGTGGGAGCGGACGATCTTGCCCTTCTCCATCACGACGAGCACTTCGTCACTCGCCTCGACCACGAGCGCACCGACCAGGTCGCCGCCACGGTCGGAGATCGCGGCGACCTTCACACCGAGCGTCGCGCGACCCTTGACGGGGTACTCCTCGACGTCGGTCCGCTTGGCCAGGCCGTTCTCGAAGACGACGAACAGGTAGAGCTGCTCGCGCTCGGTCCCTTCGGGGACGATGCTCATCGACAGCAGCTCGTCGCCGTCCCGGAACTTCATGCCCGTCACACCCGACGTGGACCGGCCCATCGGGCGCAGCACGTCGTCGGTGGCGTGGAACCGCACCGACTGGCCCTTGCGCGACACCAGCAGCACGTCGTCCTCGGAGCTGGCCAGCGCCGCGCCCACCAGCTCGTCGCCGTCGCGCAGGTTGACCGCGATCAGCCCGCCGGTGCGCGGCGAGTCGTAGTCGGTCAGCTTGGTCTTCTTGACCAGCCCGCGCTTGGTCGCCAGCAGCAGGTACGGCGCCTGCTCGTAGTCGTGCAGCTCCATCACCTGGGCGATCTGCTCACCCGGCTGGAACGCCAGCAGGTTCGCGACGTGCTGACCCTTGGCGTCCCGGCTGCCCTCCGGCAGATCGTACGCCTTGGCGCGGTAGACCCGGCCGGTATTGGTGAAGAACAGCAGCCACTGGTGGGTCGTGGTGGTGAAGAAGTGCTCGACCACGTCGTCACCGCGCAGGCTCGCGCCGCGCACCCCCTTGCCACCGCGCCGCTGCGAGCGGTACTCGCTGGTCTTGGTGCGCTTGGCGTAGCCGCCGCGGGTGATCGTGACGACCACGTCCTCCTCGGGGATCAGGTCCTCCATGGACATGTCGCCGTCGAAGGGCACGATCTGGGTGCGGCGGTCGTCGCCGTAGCGGTCGACGATGTCGGCCAGCTCGTCGCTCACGATCTGCCGCTGCCGCTCGGGCTTGGCCAGGATGTCCTGGTAGTCCTCGATCGCCAGCTGCAGCTTGTCGTGCTCCTCGACGATCTTCTGCCGCTCCAGGGCCGCCAGGCGGCGCAGCTGCAGGTTGAGGATGGCGGTCGCCTGGATCTCGTCGACGTCCAGCAGCTCCATCAGGCCACCGCGCGCCTCGTCGGCGGACGGGCTGCGGCGGATCAGCGCGATGACCTCGTCCAGCGCGTCCAGCGCCTTCAGGTAACCGCGCAGGATGTGGATCTGCTCCTCGGCCTGACGCAGCAGGTATGCGGTGCGCCGGCGGATGACCTCGACCTGGTGCTCCACCCAGTAGCGCACGAACGCCGAGATCGGCAGCGTGCGCGGCACCCCGTCGACCAGCGCCAGCATGTTGGCGCCGAAGCTCTGCTGCAGCTGGGTGTGCTTGTAGAGGTTGTTCAGGACAACCTTCGCGACCGCGTCGCGCTTGAGCACGATCACCAGGCGCTGCCCGGTGCGGCCGGACGTCTCGTCGCGCAGGTCCGCGATACCCGCGACGCGGCCGTCGCGCACCAGGGTGGCGATCTTCTCGGCGAGCGCGTCCGGGTTGACCTGGTAGGGCAGTTCGGTGACGACCAGGCACTGCCGGCCCTGGATCTCCTCGACATTGACGACCGCCCGCATCACGATCGACCCGCGGCCGGTGCGGTAGGCGTCCTCGATGCCCTTCTTGCCCATGATCAGCGCGCCGGTCGGGAAGTCCGGACCGGGGATGATCTCCAGCAGCTTGGCCAGCAGCTCCTCGCGGGTGGCCTCCGGATGCGTCAGCAGCCACTGGGCACCGGCGGCGACCTCGCGCAGGTTGTGCGGCGGGATCTGTGTCGCCATACCGACCGCAATGCCGGAGGCGCCGTTGACCAGCAGGTTGGGGAACCGCGCCGGCAGCACCGTCGGCTGCATGGTCTTGCCGTCGTAGTTGGGCTCGAAGTCGACGGTGTCCTTCTCGATGTCGCGCACCAGCTCCATGGCCAGCGGGGCCATCCGGCACTCGGTGTATCGCGGTGCGGCGGCACCGTCGTTACCGGGTGAACCGAAGTTGCCCTGCCCGTCGACCAGCGGGTAGCGCATCGACCAGGGCTGCACCAGCCGCACCAGCGCGTCGTAGATCGCGCTGTCGCCGTGCGGGTGGTACTGACCCATGACGTCACCGACGACGCGGCTGCACTTGTTGTAGCCGCGGTCGGGGCGGTAGCCGCCGTCGAACATCGCGTAGACGATGCGGCGGTGCACCGGCTTCATCCCGTCACGCACGTCGGGCAGCGCGCGACTCACGATGACCGCCATCGCGTAGTCGATGTAGCTGCGCTGCATCTCGGTGTTGAGGTCGATCGGGTCGACGTTCGACCGTGGGCCTTCTCCGTCGCCGCCGGTGGGTGGCGTCGTGTCGTCAGTCATGAGTTCCCTTGGTTGTCACTCTTGTTCGCTTTGGTGCGTGGAGACTTCTTCGGCGCTGCGAGTGGCTCTCGTCATACCAAAGTCAAATGTCGAGGAAGCGGACGTCCTTGGCGTTGCGCTGGATGAACCCGCGCCGGCTCTCGACGTCCTCGCCCATCAGCACCGCGAAGATCTCGTCGGCCGCGGCCGCGTCGTCCAGCGTCACCTGGAGCAGCGTGCGGTGCTCGGGGTCCATCGTGGTCTCCCACAGCTCCTGGTAGTTCATCTCGCCCAGCCCCTTGTACCGCTGGTAGGGGTTCTCCTTGGGCAACCGGCCCCCTGCGGCCTGA harbors:
- a CDS encoding TetR/AcrR family transcriptional regulator; the encoded protein is MRPVPWWLTRPRKPRYAVPFRAGRPDAPAPASRSRWPAREQLRDKGARGIGMRAVARAVDIPPSSLYRFYPDRAALLAELRVDAYSSLIEQLTDARRTAGDRSPAGQWQAITCALRGWAVDSPDQFGLLYSIPMHTEDEWTEPVYAQRARAGSLVAGVVADAMARSQLVPPPVGNPVAALVPPWTSADGAPLDPVSIQITLGAWAALVGHLSLEPHRRAMILDPQAYYEDFVRSVMVAMGFRPNAILRP
- a CDS encoding DLW-39 family protein; its protein translation is MLKKLALLIAVAGAAVVAKQKLGQKKDTKDLWAQAADKPAGN
- a CDS encoding DUF3566 domain-containing protein — its product is MSTDGSDAKGAGTTATDTGAVKLPGPAAGGKKRTTPPRPAPKSGRPAARTPGRAAPQRGGRRPGRTTPRRVRLTVSRVDPWSVMKIAFLLSVAIGIAMVVMVAMLWIVLKGMGVWDNINDLLRTLETNGKSFDIMDYVGFGRVVSLSVVIAVVDVLLMTAFATLGAFLYNICSSLVGGVQMTLSDD
- the gyrA gene encoding DNA gyrase subunit A, translated to MTDDTTPPTGGDGEGPRSNVDPIDLNTEMQRSYIDYAMAVIVSRALPDVRDGMKPVHRRIVYAMFDGGYRPDRGYNKCSRVVGDVMGQYHPHGDSAIYDALVRLVQPWSMRYPLVDGQGNFGSPGNDGAAAPRYTECRMAPLAMELVRDIEKDTVDFEPNYDGKTMQPTVLPARFPNLLVNGASGIAVGMATQIPPHNLREVAAGAQWLLTHPEATREELLAKLLEIIPGPDFPTGALIMGKKGIEDAYRTGRGSIVMRAVVNVEEIQGRQCLVVTELPYQVNPDALAEKIATLVRDGRVAGIADLRDETSGRTGQRLVIVLKRDAVAKVVLNNLYKHTQLQQSFGANMLALVDGVPRTLPISAFVRYWVEHQVEVIRRRTAYLLRQAEEQIHILRGYLKALDALDEVIALIRRSPSADEARGGLMELLDVDEIQATAILNLQLRRLAALERQKIVEEHDKLQLAIEDYQDILAKPERQRQIVSDELADIVDRYGDDRRTQIVPFDGDMSMEDLIPEEDVVVTITRGGYAKRTKTSEYRSQRRGGKGVRGASLRGDDVVEHFFTTTTHQWLLFFTNTGRVYRAKAYDLPEGSRDAKGQHVANLLAFQPGEQIAQVMELHDYEQAPYLLLATKRGLVKKTKLTDYDSPRTGGLIAVNLRDGDELVGAALASSEDDVLLVSRKGQSVRFHATDDVLRPMGRSTSGVTGMKFRDGDELLSMSIVPEGTEREQLYLFVVFENGLAKRTDVEEYPVKGRATLGVKVAAISDRGGDLVGALVVEASDEVLVVMEKGKIVRSHVDEVRATGRSTQGVQFATPDKKDSIVAVARNAEDEVEDDPDDGVPSSEASQDDATDAEPPATDGPEADADQTPDEPGDDE